A genomic segment from Drosophila miranda strain MSH22 chromosome 3, D.miranda_PacBio2.1, whole genome shotgun sequence encodes:
- the LOC117188214 gene encoding uncharacterized protein LOC117188214, translated as MNFVGASRHLSALRIRLKEQGDAIRDFASKNGCEFAFIPPRAPHMGGLWEAGVKTAKSLLLRAVGSAPLTAEELATVLVGIEAIINSRPLGAISQDPSDGEALTPGHLLTGGSLIAPPALRTPDQESLSCLRRWRLVSSVRQAFWQRWSREYVLGLQIRGKWHQRQPNLEEGDLVIVAEDNLPPQEWLVGRVIATHEGEDGMFRVVEIRTSTGAVFWRAIHKLAPLPMC; from the coding sequence ATGAACTTCGTCGGAGCGAGCCGCCATCTCAGCGCTTTGCGGATCAGGCTCAAGGAGCAGGGAGACGCAATTCGCGACTTCGCGTCAAAAAACGGATGCGAATTTGCGTTCATACCGCCGCGAGCTCCTCACATGGGAGGGCTATGGGAGGCAGGTGTAAAAACTGCCAAGagcctactcctacgggcggTGGGCAGTGCGCCCCTAACCGCCGAAGAGCTCGCCACAGTCCTCGTCGGCATCGAGGCCATAATAAACTCGAGGCCGCTGGGAGCCATCAGCCAAGATCCAAGCGACGGCGAGGCCCTAACacccgggcacctgctgacaggcgggtCGCTCATCGCCCCCCCAGCACTGCGGACTCCGGACCAGGAGAGTCTCAGTTGCTTGCGGCGATGGCGACTTGTCTCGTCAGTCAGGCAAGCGTTttggcagcgatggtcccgCGAATATGTCCTGGGGCTGCAAATTCGGGGCAAATGGCACCAGCGGCAACCGAACCTCGAGGAAGGAGACCTCGTCATCGTGGCCGAGGACAATCTGCCGCCTCAGGAGTGGCTCGTGGGGAGGGTCATCGCCACCCACGAAGGAGAGGACGGCATGTTCAGGGTCGTCGAAATAAGGACTAGCACTGGAGCGGTTTTTTGGCGGGCCATACACAAGTTGGCGCCGCTCCCAATGTGTTGA